A genomic region of Cannabis sativa cultivar Pink pepper isolate KNU-18-1 chromosome 1, ASM2916894v1, whole genome shotgun sequence contains the following coding sequences:
- the LOC115705371 gene encoding UDP-glucuronic acid decarboxylase 6: protein MAKEASNTNGSVTTKPPPSPSPLRNAKFFQANMRILVTGGAGFIGSHLVDRLMENEKNEVIVADNYFTGSKDNLKKWIGHPRFELIRHDVTETLLVEVDQIYHLACPASPIFYKYNPVKTIKTNVIGTLNMLGLAKRVGARILLTSTSEVYGDPLMHPQDETYWGNVNPIGVRSCYDEGKRVAETLMYDYHRQHGIEIRIARIFNTYGPRMNIDDGRVVSNFIAQAVRGEPLTVQAPGTQTRSFCYVSDMVDGLIRLMEGDNTGPINIGNPGEFTMLELAETVKELINPDVEIISVENTPDDPRQRKPDITKAKELLGWEPKIKLRDGLPLMEDDFRTRLGVTRKN, encoded by the exons ATGGCGAAGGAAGCTTCTAATACCAATGGCAGTGTGACGACAAAACCACCTCCATCCCCATCTCCTTTAAGAAATGCCAAGTTCTTCCAG GCCAATATGAGAATCTTGGTAACTGGAGGAGCTGGATTTATTGGCTCTCACTTGGTAGACAGGTTGATggaaaatgaaaagaatgag GTGATTGTTGCGGATAATTATTTCACTGGCTCAAAGGACAATCTGAAGAAATGGATTGGTCATCCAAGATTTGAGCTTATCCGTCATG ATGTGACAGAGACATTGCTGGTTGAGGTTGATCAAATATACCATCTTGCTTGTCCTGCTTCCCCGATCTTCTACAAATACAACCCTGTAAAG ACTATAAAGACAAATGTGATCGGTACATTGAATATGTTGGGACTTGCCAAGCGTGTTGGTGCCAG GATTTTGCTTACATCAACTTCTGAAGTGTACGGAGATCCTCTTATGCATCCTCAGGATGAAACTTACTGGGGAAATGTCAACCCAATTG GAGTTAGGAGTTGCTATGATGAGGGAAAGCGAGTTGCTGAGACTTTGATGTACGATTATCACAGACAGCATGGGATTG AGATAAGGATTGCTAGGATTTTTAACACCTATGGACCTCGTATGAATATTGACGATGGTCGTGTTGTTAGTAATTTCATTGCACAAGCAGTTCG TGGTGAGCCATTGACTGTTCAAGCACCTGGAACACAGACACGTAGTTTCTGTTATGTGTCAGACATG GTTGATGGCCTTATTAGACTTATGGAAGGAGACAACACTGGGCCCATTAACATTGGAAATCCAG GTGAGTTTACTATGCTTGAGCTTGCGGAGACTGTTAAGGAG CTTATCAACCCAGATGTGGAGATCATATCAGTCGAAAACACACCAGATGACCCTCGCCAGAGGAAGCCAGACATCACAAAAGCCAAGGAGTTACTTGGTTGGGAGCCAAAGATCAAGTTGCGCGATGGCCTTCCGCTTATGGAGGACGATTTCCGAACAAGACTTGGAGTTACCCGAAAGAATTGA
- the LOC133037910 gene encoding uncharacterized protein LOC133037910 yields MLVIKRIRDGPFNPIKVAELILDNGQWDIQKLRCLFDHETVAAILKRGNPSGLGPDRWQNPGATQDYVVEYFVKRSPGESCDRSQIPNSRHLAPLCGSGEESVEHLFLSCEVAQHLWRSSPWGIYPVCDTGIRAWDWVKFIWDLKYKGANVDDIFLYASIIVDTLWRVRNDKIHNNCPVDFNKCFDIICTSYADMYDSLLSSPTPVLPIAWSPPPLDWIKLNCDVKVGLESMCIAVVARDHFGRVLRVHTAREDFSDALCGEAAACCLAVSIALDSGYKFVIVENDSRVVIDAINGKGSHWALVNYISFCTKSSPSFNSCIFSYVSRTCNFAAHNVARWAFAHQMYGSLPVSSIPDALFCNDREV; encoded by the exons ATGCT AGTTATCAAACGAATAAGGGATGGGCCGTTTAACCCTATTAAAGTGGCGGAGCTTATTCTTGACAATGGTCAATGGGACATACAAAAGTTGAGGTGCCTTTTTGATCACGAAACTGTTGCGGCAATCTTGAAAAGGGGTAACCCCTCTGGTTTGGGCCCTGATAGATGG CAAAATCCTGGAGCGACACAAGATTATGTGGTGGAGTATTTTGTCAAACGCTCTCCCGGTGAGAGCTGTGATCGCTCGCAGATTCCAAATAGCAGACACCTGGCCCCACTTTGTGGAAGTGGTGAGGAATCTGTTGAACATCTATTTCTTTCCTGTGAGGTGGCTCAACACTTATGGCGTTCTTCTCCTTGGGGTATCTATCCGGTCTGTGACACGGGTATTCGCGCCTGGGATTGGGTCAAGTTCATCTGGGATCTAAAATACAAAGGAGCTAatgttgatgatattttctTGTATGCTTCTATTATTGTGGATACTTTATGGAGGGTGCGTAATGACAAGATCCATAATAACTGCCCTGTTGATTTTAACAAATGCTTTGATATTATTTGTACTTCCTATGCAGATATGTATGATTCTTTGCTCTCTAGTCCCACTCCTGTGTTACCAATTGCCTGGTCCCCTCCTCCTCTGGACTGGATTAAGCTCAATTGTGATGTGAAAGTGGGCCTGGAAAGTATGTGTATTGCTGTAGTGGCTAGAGATCATTTCGGCAGAGTGCTTAGAGTTCACACAGCTCGGGAGGATTTCTCGGATGCTCTGTGCGGTGAAGCTGCGGCTTGCTGTTTGGCGGTGTCAATCGCTTTGGATTCCGGCTACAAGTTTGTTATTGTGGAGAATGATTCGAGGGTAGTTATCGATGCCATCAATGGGAAGGGTTCTCATTGGGCTTTAGTGAACTATATCTCATTTTGTACTAAATCTTCTCCTTcttttaatagttgtattttctcttatgTCAGTAGAACTTGTAACTTTGCCGCTCATAATGTGGCTAGATGGGCCTTCGCCCATCAGATGTATGGGTCCCTACCGGTTTCTTCTATTCCGGATGCTCTATTTTGTAACGACCGTGAGGTCTAA
- the LOC115706295 gene encoding large ribosomal subunit protein uL29: protein MARIKVHELRQKNKADLLTQLKDLKAELALLRVAKVTGGAPNKLSKIKVVRLSIAQVLTVISQKQKAALREVYKNKRFLPLDLRTKKTRAIRRRLTKHQLSLKTEREKKREVYFPMRKYAIKV, encoded by the exons ATGG CGAGAATCAAGGTTCACGAGCTGAGGCAGAAGAACAAGGCAGACCTTTTGACCCAGCTTAAGGATCTCAAGGCCGAGCTCGCTCTCCTTCGAGTAGCCAAGGTCACCGGCGGTGCCCCCAACAAGCTTTCCAAGAT TAAGGTGGTGAGGCTTTCTATCGCTCAGGTATTGACGGTCATATCCCAGAAGCAGAAGGCTGCTCTAAGAGAAGTTTACAAGAACAAGAGGTTCTTGCCACTCGATCTCCGTACCAAGAAGACAAGGGCTATTCGCAGAAGGCTTACAAAGCATCAG TTGTCTTTGAAGACTGAAagggaaaagaagagggaagtctACTTCCCCATGAGGAAGTACGCTATCAAGGTGTAG